The Leptospira mtsangambouensis sequence TCACTCTTCCGTTGTATCCAAGAGAAATTTCATCTCCAATTTTATACACTGGGTTTCCATTGTTTGAAATCAGGGTCGCTTTGACGGATGTTGTTTTCTCTTTGGTTTCATTGTAAAGGGTGACTTCTTTTCCAATGTATTTGTCCATCAACCGTTCTGGTGAAATTAAATCGTATTCGTAGTTTTGTTCAAAGACTGTGAGTTTTTTAGGATCTTCTCCCTTCACTCTTACAGTTTGTGGGATGATTTGAGAAGGAACATCTTCGAAACGTAAAGTTCGAATTCCTTTTGATAAATTCAATTGACGAGTTTCTCGAACAAGGCCAATTCCTCCATTGTAAATGGTAACACTGACAGACTTGCGGTCCGATTGTGTGGACATATCAAAAGCAGAATCCGAGGTAATACCTGCTGTAAAAATCAGGAGTGAAAGAGTGGTGAAGGACAATATTTTGGATTTCATGAATTCTCCCATGAGCATTCTACAGTCTTCGAATGTAAAAAACGAATGCAACCAAAATCGTTGGGGGAAAACTGCACTTTAAGAGGATTCATATGGCAAATGTAGTGAAAATCGGGGTCATTGGTGGAACTGGCCTATATTCAATTGATGGAATGGAAATTATCAAAGAAATCCATCCAGAAACTCCCTGGGGCAAACCATCTGACACGATCACCATTGGTCGTTTTAAGGGGAAAGAAATTGCGTTTTTGCCAAGACATGGAAAAGGACATTTTTTAAATCCAAGTGAAGTTCCAGCCCGAGCCAATATTGCCGCATTAAAACAGTTAGGCGTAGAGGAAATCATTGCATTTAGTTCTGTCGGAAGTTTACGCCAAGAAATTGCTCCAAGAGATTTTGTGATTCCTTCACAAATCATTGACCGCACAAAAGCACGGGCAGCAACTTTTTTTGAAAATGGTATGGTGGCACATGCTCCCTTTGCAGATCCATTTTCACCAGGTCTTGGTAAAAAAGTAGAAGAAGCAGCAAAACAAATCGGTCTTCCCATTCATTCCAACAAAACACTGATTTGTATGGAAGGGCCATTGTTTTCAACAAGAGCCGAATCTCATATGTACAGATCTTGGGGAGCAGATATCATCAACATGACTGTCCTTCCAGAAGCAAAACTGGCAAGAGAAGCAGAGATTCTTTACCAAATGGTTTGTATGTCAACGGATTACGATTGTTGGAAAGAAGATGAAGCCCATGTCACTTTGGAAATGGTTCTTGCGAACTTAAGTGCCAATGCAGACACAGCAAAGAAATTACTCTCTGCACTCATTGATCTTTTAGGAAAGTCAGATGACACGAGTCTTGTGGGAAGCACAAAGTTTTCGTTGGTGACTGCTCCTGAAAAGAGAAACCAGGAACAAATAAACAAATTAAAATATCTTTTTCCGACTTACTTTTAGTCTGAACTGACAGCTTGTTCCAAAGTGGGAAAAATTTGGAGCAGGCTTCTTAGTTTTGTTAATTCCAAAACGTATCTTACTTTTTCCGAAGGAGATATGATTCGAATGTATCCTTTTTGTTTCATCAGTCTAGAATGAATTCCCAGACAAACTCCAAGTCCAGAACTATCAATATAACTGACTTGTTCAAAGTTTAAGAAGACGTGATTGATTCCTTTGGAAATAAGAATTTCCAAATTTTCTTTCATCACCTGTGAATTGTATAGGTTGATTTCTCCTGACAATTCAAAGTAAACAGCAGTTTCTGGGAGGGGGACAAATCTCTGTTGGAGGACTTCCATTTTGAAATCTCCACTTTCAACTGTGTAATCACTCCAGTTTTCGATCATATCAAAACTTCCTTTACCCCGTCTGAAATTTGAAACTTGTAAAAGTCTATCGCAACGTTAAACTTTTGTTGATAACTTTTTTTCAAAACTTCTTCAATTTTAGAAAAATGGTCTTTGGTATCTAGTACGAGTACGCATCCACCGAATCCGCCACCAATCATTCTCGCACCAGTGACGCCTAGGCTCTGCAAAGAATCAACAATGAAATCAATTTCGGGACAAGAGACCTCAAATTCTTTAGATAAAGACCAATGAGTTTGAAATAGTGCAGAACCAACTTCTTTGAAATTACCTGATTCCAAATTTTCAATCACAACTTTGGTTCGTTCTCGTTCAGAAGTAACGTGTTTGGTTCTTTTTGTTTCTTCTTTTGTTAGGTGACATTGTTCAA is a genomic window containing:
- the mtnP gene encoding S-methyl-5'-thioadenosine phosphorylase, yielding MANVVKIGVIGGTGLYSIDGMEIIKEIHPETPWGKPSDTITIGRFKGKEIAFLPRHGKGHFLNPSEVPARANIAALKQLGVEEIIAFSSVGSLRQEIAPRDFVIPSQIIDRTKARAATFFENGMVAHAPFADPFSPGLGKKVEEAAKQIGLPIHSNKTLICMEGPLFSTRAESHMYRSWGADIINMTVLPEAKLAREAEILYQMVCMSTDYDCWKEDEAHVTLEMVLANLSANADTAKKLLSALIDLLGKSDDTSLVGSTKFSLVTAPEKRNQEQINKLKYLFPTYF
- a CDS encoding STAS domain-containing protein, whose translation is MIENWSDYTVESGDFKMEVLQQRFVPLPETAVYFELSGEINLYNSQVMKENLEILISKGINHVFLNFEQVSYIDSSGLGVCLGIHSRLMKQKGYIRIISPSEKVRYVLELTKLRSLLQIFPTLEQAVSSD